TGTGCGCAAACGAGGCCTATTCCTTTCCGCCTTTGCAGGACGCGGTCTCCCTAAAAAGCATCAACAGGCTGACGGCCCTGTTGGCCCTGGAGTTGTTGTTCGCCACCGGAGTCAGGGTGTCGGAGCTGGCGGCTATACGGATTAAGGACATCCGCCTGGGCGACAACACCATCTATATTTACGGCAAAGGGGATCAGGAACGGCGGGTCTTTATCTCGGACGAGAATGTCATGAGCCTGCTTCTGCATTACATGGACGCAAGAAACTACCTGGAGGTGCAGCACGACTATCTGCTGTTCAATTCTCGAAGACGCCCGGCTTCGGCGCAGTTCATCCGCAAGCTGGTTGTAAAGTCCGGCAAAACAGGCGGGCTGAGCCGCCGGGTTACGCCCCATATGCTGCGCCACTCCTGCGCCACCCATTTGCTGGAAGCCGGAATCGACATTCGGTACGTTCAGAGGCTTCTCGGCCACCAAAACATTTCAACCACCCAGATTTACACCAAAGTCAGCGACACCCGCCTAAAGGAATTCATCTCCCAAGCAAATATCAGAAATAAGGTTTGGAGTAAAAAAAGCGATAACTAGGAATTATCGATGTTTTCTTACTATAAGGAAGCTCTTAAAAGGTTTATTGATCTAAGTACAAATGACCCTGCATCGGTATTGGCTAAGGAGAATGCCTTGCAAGGGCTGGCTACATTATTAAAATGCTACAAAAACAACGGCTTATCCTACAATAACCTATATATAGTCGCTCTTCCTGACTTTACCTACACACGCAATAAATTGCGCTGGAACGCGGGATTTTCCTATGGATGCATTCTTTTTCTAGATCAAACGACAGATCCTATTATCCCGTTAGAAGCAAGGCCTAACGCATGTGGGATAATATTTTCAAAAATTTCAGATTGGGAAGAAAATGAAGTAAAATTTTGCGATAAAATATTGGATGTTTTTAGTTCTTACGATGAAATTGATAAAGGCGATTTCCAAAAACGAAATCACTTTTTTGCTGTATACGCAACAGAAGATAAAAAAAATTTCTATGCATTACTCCATGGTTCCTTTTCAAAGGTAAAACGCGATACAGATCAGAGACCGGGCCTGTACGTGGACA
The genomic region above belongs to Desulfatibacillum aliphaticivorans DSM 15576 and contains:
- a CDS encoding tyrosine-type recombinase/integrase; translation: MDLLEVTRLYEAHCRLERNLSQHSLRAYSCDLKKFTSYLLQNGIVIIPDQRINSHLIIKYLGYLQSEKNLKRSSIKRNIACLKLFFKWMKRSNIIEETPFNDLDIKIKLPKRLPRSLNAQEMSLLLNGSADTVNLCANEAYSFPPLQDAVSLKSINRLTALLALELLFATGVRVSELAAIRIKDIRLGDNTIYIYGKGDQERRVFISDENVMSLLLHYMDARNYLEVQHDYLLFNSRRRPASAQFIRKLVVKSGKTGGLSRRVTPHMLRHSCATHLLEAGIDIRYVQRLLGHQNISTTQIYTKVSDTRLKEFISQANIRNKVWSKKSDN